Proteins encoded within one genomic window of Bacteroidota bacterium:
- a CDS encoding type I restriction enzyme HsdR N-terminal domain-containing protein — MDPLNLPAYSFKIRTENQKSYIFDSIRKKHVLLTPEEWVRQNFIRFLNEEKHYPLGLIAVETPFKINRLTKRSDIVVFKRDGNPWIMVECKAPQVEIAQKVIDQIARYTLHFKASFLIVTNGLQHYCLKLDQSSQKYTFIKEIPDYENMIESGIAR; from the coding sequence ATGGATCCATTAAATTTACCTGCCTATTCATTTAAAATAAGGACAGAAAACCAGAAATCGTACATCTTTGATTCCATCCGGAAAAAACATGTACTTCTGACTCCTGAGGAATGGGTACGGCAAAATTTTATTCGTTTTCTAAATGAGGAGAAACATTATCCCCTGGGCCTGATTGCGGTTGAGACACCATTTAAAATCAACAGGTTGACCAAAAGAAGTGATATCGTGGTTTTCAAGCGGGACGGTAATCCCTGGATCATGGTGGAATGTAAAGCCCCGCAGGTTGAAATCGCCCAAAAAGTGATTGATCAGATTGCCCGGTATACCTTACATTTCAAAGCTTCATTTCTAATTGTCACCAACGGTTTGCAACATTATTGCCTGAAGCTAGACCAATCTTCTCAAAAATATACCTTTATCAAAGAGATTCCGGATTATGAAAATATGATAGAATCAGGAATTGCAAGGTAG
- a CDS encoding TrpB-like pyridoxal phosphate-dependent enzyme, with amino-acid sequence MSTEKKIFLTEAEMPEQWYNVVADMPNKPMPPLNPATRQPAKPEDLTAIFPMELIKQEMSQERWIDIPEEVRDLYKIWRPTPLVRAYNLEKYLDTPAKIYYKNESVSPAGSHKTNSAIPQAYYNYKAGIKHLTTETGAGQWGSAISMAAQHFGLDVKVFMVKVSYKQKPYRKIMMNTWGGSVVASPSNLTETGRKILATDPDCPGSLGIAISEAVEMAVKDPQTNYTLGSVLNHVILHQTILGLECVKQFEKTDDFPDVVIGCFGGGSNFGGVAFPFLHLNFAEHKNIRCIAVEPSSCPKLTRGIFQYDFGDEAGFTPLLPMFTLGHNFVPASIHAGGLRYHGAGSLASQLLKDKLIEAQSIPQTETFEAGVTFARNEGFIPAPESSHAIACAIREAKKAKEEGTPKTILFNLSGHGIIDLPSYAKYFDGMLENYDLSDNEISKSVSQLDKII; translated from the coding sequence ATGAGCACAGAGAAGAAAATTTTTTTAACAGAAGCTGAAATGCCTGAGCAATGGTATAATGTAGTAGCTGATATGCCTAATAAACCTATGCCTCCTTTGAATCCGGCTACCAGGCAACCTGCAAAACCCGAAGATTTGACTGCTATTTTCCCGATGGAACTGATCAAGCAGGAAATGTCACAGGAACGTTGGATAGACATTCCCGAGGAAGTACGAGATTTATACAAGATATGGAGGCCTACTCCTTTGGTAAGGGCTTATAATCTCGAAAAATACCTGGATACTCCTGCTAAAATATATTATAAAAACGAAAGTGTCAGTCCTGCCGGATCTCATAAGACAAATTCCGCTATCCCGCAGGCATATTACAATTACAAAGCAGGAATTAAGCATTTGACCACCGAAACAGGTGCCGGCCAGTGGGGAAGTGCCATCAGCATGGCTGCCCAGCATTTTGGTTTGGACGTAAAAGTCTTTATGGTGAAGGTGAGTTACAAACAAAAACCTTACCGGAAAATCATGATGAATACCTGGGGTGGTTCCGTTGTCGCTTCTCCCAGTAATCTTACTGAAACCGGGCGGAAGATCCTGGCTACAGATCCGGATTGCCCGGGCAGTCTGGGCATTGCTATTTCTGAAGCAGTGGAAATGGCGGTTAAAGACCCTCAGACAAATTATACCCTGGGCAGTGTTTTGAATCATGTAATACTTCATCAGACGATTTTGGGGTTGGAATGTGTCAAACAATTTGAAAAAACTGATGATTTTCCTGATGTTGTAATCGGATGTTTTGGCGGCGGTTCAAATTTTGGCGGTGTGGCATTCCCTTTCCTGCATTTGAATTTTGCTGAACATAAGAATATCCGCTGCATTGCTGTTGAGCCCTCTTCATGTCCAAAGCTTACACGGGGTATTTTTCAATATGATTTTGGTGATGAGGCCGGTTTCACTCCTTTATTGCCAATGTTTACCTTAGGGCATAATTTTGTACCTGCTTCCATTCATGCCGGAGGTTTGCGTTATCATGGCGCCGGCTCTCTGGCCAGCCAGCTTTTAAAGGATAAGCTGATAGAGGCCCAATCTATTCCTCAGACAGAAACTTTTGAAGCCGGTGTGACCTTCGCCCGTAACGAAGGTTTTATCCCTGCTCCTGAATCGTCACATGCTATTGCCTGTGCTATTCGTGAAGCTAAAAAAGCCAAAGAAGAAGGAACTCCTAAAACCATTCTTTTCAATCTTTCTGGCCATGGAATTATTGATTTACCCTCTTATGCCAAATATTTTGACGGTATGCTCGAAAATTACGATTTATCTGATAACGAAATCTCAAAAAGCGTATCCCAGTTAGACAAAATTATTTAA
- a CDS encoding thioesterase, with product MTSQQYDLSLLGEYSFLIHSYEADFDTKAKFSGLCHFLQESAWNHAESIGMGFQTLLDDKKLWVLSRLYFELDEYPHWGDTIKVQTWPKGTDGLFALRDFYVLDQSDKIIGKATSAWLVLDTEQRRPQRLDHFYEDRKFLTQRHAVNKSLKKIPFSGNNEPAPFHQVRYSDLDVNQHVNNVKYIEWLCDLCSDRLFAGSEIHDLEINFLSECKAGDMILATKNEQPDLSGQISAMLVRENDKKDICKAKIGFRK from the coding sequence ATGACCAGTCAGCAATACGATTTATCCCTTTTAGGGGAATATTCTTTTTTAATTCATTCTTACGAGGCCGACTTCGATACTAAGGCTAAATTTTCGGGTTTATGTCATTTTCTCCAGGAAAGTGCCTGGAACCATGCCGAAAGCATTGGAATGGGATTTCAGACTTTATTGGATGATAAAAAGTTGTGGGTACTTTCAAGGCTTTATTTTGAATTGGATGAGTACCCGCATTGGGGCGATACCATTAAAGTTCAAACCTGGCCCAAGGGTACTGACGGTTTGTTCGCTTTGAGGGATTTTTATGTACTTGATCAGTCGGACAAAATAATCGGTAAAGCCACCAGTGCCTGGCTTGTTTTGGATACTGAACAAAGAAGGCCTCAGCGCTTGGATCATTTTTATGAAGACCGCAAATTTTTAACCCAAAGGCATGCGGTAAATAAAAGTTTGAAAAAAATACCTTTTTCGGGAAATAATGAACCTGCCCCATTCCATCAGGTACGTTACAGCGATCTGGATGTAAACCAGCATGTAAATAACGTAAAGTATATCGAATGGCTTTGTGATCTTTGTTCTGATCGTTTATTTGCAGGATCTGAGATACATGACCTGGAAATAAATTTCCTTTCCGAATGCAAAGCAGGGGATATGATTCTGGCCACTAAAAATGAACAGCCTGATTTGTCAGGTCAGATTTCTGCAATGCTGGTCAGGGAAAACGATAAAAAGGATATTTGTAAGGCAAAAATTGGCTTTAGAAAATAA